From the Streptomyces syringium genome, one window contains:
- a CDS encoding glutamate decarboxylase, whose product MALHKGTDNRTDTSARGFAVNPFYGEADPLAGMASEPPRDALPDGPMPPHAAYQFVHDELMLDGNARLNLATFVTTWMEPQAGVLMAECRDKNMIDKDEYPRTAELEKRCVRMLADLWHAPDPASAVGCSTTGSSEACMLAGMAFKRRWALANADRYPSGGARPNLVMGANVQVCWEKFCNFWEVEARLLPMEGDRFHLDPAGAAALCDENTIGVVAVLGSTFDGSYEPVADICAALDDLQERTGLDIPVHVDGASGAMVAPFLDEELVWDFRLPRVASINTSGHKYGLVYPGVGWALWRDAAALPEELVFRVNYLGGDMPTFALNFSRPGAQVAAQYYTFVRLGREGYRAVQRNTRDVARTLADGIEAFGDFRLLTRGDELPVFAFTTADSVTDYDVFDVSRRLREHGWLVPAYTFPPNREDLSVLRVVCRNGFSRDLAELFLADLGALLPELRRQPGPLDRPQAVATAFHH is encoded by the coding sequence ATGGCACTGCACAAAGGAACCGACAACCGGACGGACACCTCCGCACGCGGCTTCGCCGTCAACCCCTTCTACGGCGAAGCCGACCCCCTCGCCGGCATGGCGTCGGAGCCACCGCGCGACGCCCTGCCCGACGGGCCGATGCCCCCGCACGCCGCCTATCAGTTCGTCCACGACGAGCTGATGCTCGACGGCAATGCCCGGCTCAATCTGGCGACCTTCGTCACCACCTGGATGGAGCCCCAGGCCGGTGTGCTGATGGCCGAGTGCCGGGACAAGAACATGATCGACAAGGACGAGTACCCGCGCACCGCGGAGCTGGAGAAGCGCTGTGTGCGGATGCTCGCCGACCTCTGGCACGCGCCGGACCCGGCATCGGCCGTCGGCTGCTCGACCACCGGGTCGAGCGAGGCGTGCATGCTCGCCGGGATGGCCTTCAAGCGGCGCTGGGCGCTCGCGAACGCGGACCGCTATCCGTCGGGCGGCGCCCGGCCCAATCTGGTGATGGGCGCGAACGTCCAGGTCTGCTGGGAGAAGTTCTGCAATTTCTGGGAGGTCGAGGCCCGGCTGCTGCCCATGGAGGGCGACCGCTTCCACCTCGACCCCGCCGGGGCCGCGGCGCTCTGCGACGAGAACACCATCGGGGTCGTCGCCGTGCTCGGCTCGACCTTCGACGGGTCCTACGAGCCGGTGGCCGACATCTGCGCGGCGCTGGACGATCTCCAGGAGCGCACGGGCCTGGACATCCCGGTCCATGTGGACGGCGCGTCGGGCGCGATGGTCGCGCCGTTCCTCGACGAGGAGCTGGTGTGGGACTTCCGGCTGCCGCGCGTCGCGTCGATCAACACCTCCGGGCACAAGTACGGGCTGGTCTACCCGGGCGTGGGCTGGGCGCTGTGGCGGGACGCCGCCGCGCTGCCCGAGGAGCTGGTGTTCCGGGTCAATTACCTGGGCGGGGACATGCCGACCTTCGCGCTGAACTTCTCCCGGCCGGGCGCGCAGGTCGCCGCGCAGTACTACACCTTCGTGCGGCTGGGCCGGGAGGGCTACCGGGCGGTGCAGCGCAACACCCGTGACGTGGCCCGCACCCTGGCCGACGGGATCGAGGCGTTCGGTGACTTCCGGCTGCTGACACGCGGCGACGAACTGCCCGTCTTCGCGTTCACGACGGCCGACTCCGTCACGGACTACGACGTGTTCGACGTGTCGCGGCGGCTGCGGGAGCACGGCTGGCTGGTGCCCGCGTACACCTTCCCGCCGAACCGGGAGGATCTGTCGGTGCTGCGCGTCGTCTGCCGCAACGGCTTCTCGCGCGACCTCGCCGAGCTGTTCCTCGCCGACCTGGGCGCTCTCCTGCCGGAGCTGCGGCGACAGCCGGGACCGCTGGACCGGCCCCAGGCCGTCGCCACCGCCTTCCATCACTGA
- a CDS encoding threonine/serine ThrE exporter family protein has protein sequence MADRQWGGSASDAEAGEDRKPQSDEAHSAFTPPLGVPLPAPPEDEHPTSEFAVPEGVAPEPETEPEGSAFTLPPGTAGPSTTQGTPYAAFTPPYGIPKVNLTKEVPWQDRMRTMLRMPVGERPAPERPGKPDEAGPAVPRVLDLTLRIGELLLAGGEGAEDVEAAMFGVAHAYGLDRCEPTVTFTLLTVSYQPSLVDDPVTANRTVRRRGTDYNRLSAVFRLVHDITSQGLTLEESYGRLAEIRRNRHPYPGWGLTVSSGLLAGAASMLVGGGLVVFLAAAAGAVLGDRLAWLASGRGLPEFYQFVAAAMPPAAMGVAISASHPDVQASAVITGGLFALIPGRALVAGVQDGLTGYYITAAARLLEVGYLIAGIVCGVLMVLYGGVHIGGAGTLDPEAALEHVERPLIQIIAAMLLALAFAVLLQQERHTVLWATVNGGVAWVIYAALADTAEMDPVPATAIAAGVVGLFGQLLSRYRYASALPYVTAAIGPLLPGSATYFALLNFAKNELNAGIASLTKAAALALAIAIGVNLGSEIARLFLKVPGPPAPGRRAAKRTRGF, from the coding sequence GTGGCGGATCGGCAGTGGGGCGGCAGCGCCTCGGACGCGGAGGCGGGCGAGGACCGCAAGCCGCAGTCCGACGAGGCGCACAGCGCCTTCACCCCGCCGCTGGGCGTGCCCCTGCCGGCACCGCCGGAGGACGAGCACCCCACCTCCGAGTTCGCCGTGCCCGAGGGCGTCGCCCCCGAGCCTGAGACCGAGCCCGAGGGCTCGGCCTTCACCCTGCCCCCGGGCACCGCCGGGCCGAGCACGACCCAGGGGACGCCGTACGCCGCCTTCACGCCGCCCTACGGCATACCCAAGGTCAACCTCACGAAGGAAGTGCCCTGGCAGGACCGCATGCGCACCATGCTGCGCATGCCGGTGGGGGAGCGGCCGGCCCCCGAGCGGCCCGGGAAGCCCGACGAGGCGGGCCCCGCCGTCCCCCGCGTGCTCGACCTGACCCTGCGCATCGGCGAGCTGCTGCTCGCCGGGGGTGAGGGCGCCGAGGACGTCGAGGCCGCGATGTTCGGCGTCGCGCACGCCTACGGGCTCGACCGCTGCGAGCCGACCGTCACGTTCACCCTGCTGACCGTGAGCTACCAGCCGTCCCTCGTCGACGACCCGGTCACCGCCAACCGCACGGTCCGCCGCCGCGGCACCGACTACAACCGGCTCTCCGCCGTCTTCCGGCTCGTCCACGACATCACGTCCCAGGGGCTCACCCTGGAGGAGTCCTACGGCCGCCTCGCCGAGATCCGCCGTAACCGCCACCCCTACCCGGGCTGGGGGCTCACCGTCTCCTCCGGGCTGCTCGCGGGCGCCGCGTCGATGCTCGTCGGCGGCGGGCTCGTGGTCTTCCTCGCGGCGGCGGCCGGAGCGGTGCTCGGCGACCGGCTGGCCTGGCTGGCCTCGGGGCGCGGACTGCCGGAGTTCTATCAATTCGTCGCGGCGGCGATGCCGCCCGCCGCGATGGGTGTCGCGATCAGCGCCAGCCACCCGGACGTCCAGGCGTCCGCGGTGATCACCGGCGGGCTGTTCGCCCTGATCCCCGGGCGGGCCCTCGTCGCGGGCGTCCAGGACGGCCTGACCGGCTACTACATCACCGCCGCCGCCCGGCTCCTGGAGGTCGGCTACCTCATCGCGGGCATCGTCTGCGGCGTGCTGATGGTCCTCTACGGGGGCGTGCACATCGGCGGCGCGGGGACGCTCGACCCCGAGGCCGCGCTGGAGCACGTGGAGCGGCCCCTCATCCAGATCATCGCGGCCATGCTGCTGGCCCTGGCCTTCGCGGTACTGCTCCAGCAGGAACGTCACACCGTGCTGTGGGCCACGGTCAACGGCGGCGTCGCCTGGGTCATCTACGCGGCCCTCGCCGACACGGCCGAGATGGACCCGGTGCCCGCCACGGCCATCGCCGCCGGGGTCGTCGGCCTCTTCGGCCAGCTGCTGTCCCGCTACCGGTACGCGTCCGCGCTGCCGTACGTGACGGCGGCCATCGGCCCGCTGCTGCCCGGTAGTGCCACGTACTTCGCGCTGCTGAACTTCGCGAAGAACGAACTGAACGCCGGCATCGCGAGCCTCACGAAGGCCGCCGCGCTGGCCCTGGCCATCGCCATCGGGGTGAACCTGGGCTCCGAGATCGCCCGGCTCTTCCTCAAGGTCCCGGGCCCGCCTGCGCCGGGGCGCCGTGCGGCTAAGCGGACGAGAGGATTCTAG
- a CDS encoding DedA family protein has translation MTTLALGPQWLDPDYLIGEFGLYGVLAIVFAESGLLIGFFLPGDSLLFTTGLLVTAGTLDKPLWLVCLLIVLAAVLGDQAGYLFGRKVGPALFKRPDSKIFKQENVEKAHDFFEKYGPKSLVLARFVPVIRTFTPIIAGVVRMNYRSFLIFNIIGGCLWGAGVTLLGAALGNVAFVKTNIEAILIAIVLISVVPIAIEFLRARSQAKKAAPALGGGPEDGRPPAQRGRHAKR, from the coding sequence ATGACCACCCTCGCGCTCGGCCCCCAGTGGCTGGACCCGGACTACCTGATCGGTGAGTTCGGCCTCTACGGCGTGCTGGCCATCGTCTTCGCCGAGTCGGGCCTGCTCATCGGCTTCTTCCTGCCGGGAGACTCGCTCCTGTTCACGACCGGCCTGCTGGTCACGGCGGGCACGCTGGACAAGCCGCTGTGGCTGGTCTGTCTGCTCATCGTGCTCGCCGCCGTGCTCGGTGACCAGGCCGGCTATCTCTTCGGCCGGAAGGTCGGCCCGGCGCTCTTCAAGCGCCCCGACTCGAAGATCTTCAAACAGGAGAACGTCGAGAAGGCCCACGACTTCTTCGAGAAGTACGGGCCGAAGTCCCTGGTGCTGGCCCGCTTCGTGCCGGTGATCCGGACGTTCACGCCGATCATCGCGGGCGTCGTCCGGATGAACTACCGGTCCTTCCTGATCTTCAACATCATCGGCGGCTGCCTGTGGGGCGCCGGCGTCACGCTGCTGGGCGCCGCGCTCGGCAACGTCGCGTTCGTCAAGACGAACATCGAGGCGATCCTGATCGCGATCGTGCTGATCTCGGTCGTCCCGATCGCCATCGAGTTCCTGCGCGCCCGCTCCCAGGCGAAGAAGGCCGCCCCGGCCCTCGGCGGCGGCCCCGAGGACGGTCGTCCGCCGGCCCAGCGCGGCCGGCACGCCAAGCGCTGA
- a CDS encoding DinB family protein, whose translation MVTHVIEKNPSDERGTLLAFVEAQRGGLRRALLGLSEEQAAATPSASELSLGGLLKHVAETEHHWVRMAQQLPPEIQRDESTWSDSFRLTEGESVAGTLAYWDRVAEETERVIRSSDSLEQTFALPDAPWYPPSSRVSLRWLLLHLVEEIGRHAGHADVIRESLDGKTAFELVAEAQGAAGQG comes from the coding sequence ATGGTTACGCACGTGATCGAGAAGAACCCCTCCGACGAGCGCGGCACCCTGCTGGCGTTCGTGGAGGCCCAGCGCGGCGGTCTGCGCCGGGCGCTCCTCGGCCTGAGCGAGGAGCAGGCGGCGGCCACGCCCAGCGCGAGCGAGCTGTCGCTCGGCGGCCTGCTCAAGCACGTCGCCGAGACCGAGCACCACTGGGTCCGGATGGCGCAGCAGCTGCCGCCCGAGATCCAGCGGGACGAGTCGACCTGGTCGGACAGCTTCCGGCTGACCGAGGGCGAGAGCGTCGCGGGAACGCTCGCCTACTGGGACAGGGTCGCCGAGGAGACCGAGCGGGTCATCCGTTCGTCCGACAGCCTGGAGCAAACCTTCGCGCTGCCGGACGCCCCCTGGTACCCGCCGTCGTCGCGGGTGTCGCTGCGGTGGCTGCTGCTCCACCTGGTGGAGGAGATCGGCCGGCACGCGGGCCACGCGGACGTCATCCGCGAGTCCCTCGACGGCAAGACCGCCTTCGAGCTGGTGGCCGAGGCGCAGGGGGCGGCGGGCCAGGGCTGA
- a CDS encoding YbjQ family protein, producing the protein MGIEEFGGGQSQSDVLVVTTNDVPGYRVDKVIGEVFGLTVRSRHVGSQIGAGLKSLIGGELKGLTKTLVETRNQAMERLVEQARARGANAVLMFRFDVTEAADVGTEVCAYGTAVVISQH; encoded by the coding sequence ATGGGCATCGAGGAATTCGGTGGCGGTCAGAGCCAGTCCGATGTGCTGGTGGTCACGACGAACGATGTGCCCGGCTACCGGGTCGACAAGGTCATCGGCGAGGTCTTCGGCCTCACGGTCCGCTCCCGGCACGTCGGCAGCCAGATCGGCGCGGGCCTGAAGTCCCTGATCGGCGGCGAGCTCAAGGGCCTGACCAAGACCCTGGTCGAGACCCGTAACCAGGCAATGGAGCGCCTGGTCGAGCAGGCCAGGGCCCGCGGCGCCAACGCGGTGCTGATGTTCCGCTTCGACGTGACGGAGGCGGCGGACGTCGGCACGGAGGTCTGCGCGTACGGCACGGCAGTGGTGATCTCTCAGCATTAA
- a CDS encoding aldehyde dehydrogenase family protein, with protein sequence MSYFDELAFQYIDGEWRAGSGSWDIVDFNPYDGEKLASIAVASVTEIDQAYRAAERAQPAWAATNPYTRRLVFERALRIIDEREESLTEAITAEVGGTAVKVAFELRLVREFLRESLHLALLPEGRVLPSPDDTKENRLYRVPVGVVGVISPFNFPFLLSIKSVAPALALGNAVVLKPHQNTPICGGGLVAKVFEEAGLPPGLLNVVVTDIAEIGDALIEHPVPKVISFTGSDRVGRHVATVAASHFKRTILELGGNSALIVLDDADLDYAVDAAVFSRFIHQGQVCMAANRVLVDRSVEAEFTEKFVAKVRTLKVGDPADPATHIGPLINAGQAEGITTLVEQTIADGATALLHGTSDGTLVAPSVLTGLAADSPVLGQEIFGPVVLIIPFDGEEEAIRIANDTPYGLSGAVHTGDIERGVRVAKRIDSGMVHVNDGTVHDEPIVPFGGEKHSGVGRLNGEAVVDAFTTTKWISVQHGRSRFPF encoded by the coding sequence ATGTCCTACTTCGACGAGTTGGCGTTCCAGTACATCGACGGCGAGTGGCGGGCCGGCAGTGGCTCATGGGACATCGTCGACTTCAATCCGTACGACGGCGAGAAGCTCGCCTCCATCGCCGTCGCCAGCGTGACCGAGATCGACCAGGCGTACCGTGCCGCCGAGCGCGCCCAGCCCGCCTGGGCGGCCACCAACCCGTACACCCGCCGGCTCGTCTTCGAGCGGGCGCTGCGGATCATCGACGAGCGCGAGGAGTCGCTGACCGAGGCGATCACGGCCGAGGTCGGCGGCACGGCCGTCAAGGTGGCCTTCGAGCTGCGGCTGGTCCGGGAGTTCCTGCGCGAGTCGCTGCACCTCGCGCTGCTGCCCGAGGGGCGCGTCCTGCCCTCCCCGGACGACACCAAGGAGAACCGTCTCTACCGGGTGCCGGTCGGCGTGGTCGGGGTGATCAGCCCGTTCAACTTCCCCTTCTTACTGTCGATCAAGTCCGTCGCCCCGGCGCTCGCGCTCGGCAACGCCGTCGTCCTCAAGCCGCACCAGAACACCCCCATATGCGGCGGCGGACTGGTCGCCAAGGTCTTCGAGGAGGCCGGGCTGCCGCCCGGTCTGCTCAACGTCGTCGTCACCGACATCGCCGAGATCGGCGACGCGCTCATCGAGCACCCCGTGCCGAAGGTCATCTCCTTCACCGGCTCCGACCGGGTGGGCCGGCACGTCGCCACCGTGGCCGCCTCGCACTTCAAGCGCACGATCCTCGAACTCGGCGGCAACAGCGCCCTGATCGTCCTCGACGACGCCGACCTCGACTACGCCGTCGACGCGGCCGTCTTCAGCCGCTTCATCCACCAGGGGCAGGTCTGCATGGCCGCCAACCGGGTGCTGGTGGACCGGTCGGTCGAGGCCGAGTTCACCGAGAAGTTCGTCGCCAAGGTCAGGACCCTCAAGGTCGGCGACCCCGCCGACCCGGCCACCCACATCGGCCCGCTCATCAACGCCGGCCAGGCCGAGGGCATCACCACCCTCGTGGAGCAGACCATCGCCGACGGGGCCACCGCCCTGCTGCACGGCACGTCCGACGGCACGCTCGTCGCGCCGTCGGTGCTGACCGGCCTCGCGGCCGACTCCCCGGTCCTGGGGCAGGAGATCTTCGGCCCCGTCGTGCTGATCATCCCGTTCGACGGCGAGGAAGAGGCCATCCGGATCGCCAACGACACCCCGTACGGGCTGAGCGGCGCCGTGCACACCGGTGACATCGAGCGGGGTGTGCGGGTGGCCAAGCGCATCGACAGCGGCATGGTCCACGTCAACGACGGCACGGTCCACGACGAGCCGATCGTGCCCTTCGGCGGCGAGAAGCACTCGGGTGTCGGGCGGCTGAACGGTGAGGCGGTGGTCGATGCCTTCACCACCACCAAGTGGATCTCGGTCCAGCACGGGCGCAGTCGATTCCCCTTCTGA
- a CDS encoding ABC transporter permease: protein MSRAPAHVPAPAHPSAWVLADSWTMTRRGLAHWARQPVQVLVGLAFPVMMLLMFAYFLGGGMTVPGGGDYKDFLVPGMLALTMAFGLEGTMVAVTQDLNKGVIDRFRSLPMAPSAVLVGRSALDMLQSVLSLLAMIGVGLLMGWRWHDGLGNALHAVGLLLLLRFAMLWLGIYLAMVAGKPELVQAVQILIWPVGFLSNVFASAETMPGWLGAIAEWNPMSATAAAVRELFGSPGADGGSWAAQHALSMAVAWPLLLLAVFLPLALRRYRGLGR from the coding sequence ATGAGCCGTGCCCCCGCGCATGTCCCCGCACCGGCACACCCCTCGGCATGGGTGCTCGCCGACTCCTGGACCATGACCCGGCGCGGCCTCGCGCACTGGGCCCGGCAGCCCGTCCAGGTGCTCGTCGGCCTCGCCTTCCCGGTCATGATGCTGCTGATGTTCGCCTACTTCCTCGGCGGCGGCATGACCGTCCCGGGCGGCGGCGACTACAAGGACTTCCTCGTCCCCGGCATGCTCGCGCTGACCATGGCCTTCGGCCTGGAAGGCACGATGGTCGCCGTCACCCAGGACCTCAACAAGGGCGTCATCGACCGCTTCCGGTCCCTGCCGATGGCCCCCTCCGCCGTCCTCGTCGGCCGCAGCGCCCTGGACATGCTCCAGTCGGTGCTCAGTCTGCTCGCGATGATCGGCGTCGGGCTGCTGATGGGCTGGCGCTGGCACGACGGCCTCGGCAACGCCCTCCACGCGGTGGGGCTGCTGCTCCTGCTGCGGTTCGCGATGCTGTGGCTCGGTATCTATCTGGCGATGGTGGCGGGCAAGCCCGAACTCGTCCAGGCCGTGCAGATCCTCATCTGGCCCGTCGGCTTCCTCTCCAACGTCTTCGCGTCCGCCGAGACCATGCCCGGCTGGCTCGGCGCCATCGCCGAGTGGAACCCGATGTCGGCCACGGCGGCCGCCGTCCGGGAGCTCTTCGGCAGCCCCGGCGCGGACGGCGGCTCCTGGGCGGCCCAGCACGCCCTGTCGATGGCGGTGGCCTGGCCGCTGCTCCTGCTCGCGGTCTTCCTGCCGCTCGCCCTGCGGCGCTACCGGGGGCTGGGACGGTGA
- a CDS encoding PadR family transcriptional regulator, protein MSAIRLLVLGAVRQHGRAHGYQVRNDLEFWGAHEWSSAKPGSIYHALKQMAKQGLLIAHDVAPSEAGGPPRTEYELTGKGEEEYFTLLREALSSHDQKVDVLSAGVGFIVDLPRAEAIALLKQRVESLEAWRSEIGRHWTPDVGQDWGHIGEIMGMWVHTAQSGAQWTRGLIERLEGGAYVMADEGDQWKGIVTSGE, encoded by the coding sequence ATGTCGGCGATCCGGCTGTTGGTGCTGGGGGCGGTGCGCCAGCACGGGCGCGCCCACGGCTATCAGGTGCGCAACGACCTGGAGTTCTGGGGCGCGCACGAGTGGTCCAGCGCCAAGCCCGGATCGATCTACCACGCGCTCAAGCAGATGGCCAAGCAAGGGCTGTTGATCGCACACGACGTCGCCCCGAGCGAGGCCGGCGGGCCCCCGCGGACGGAGTACGAGCTGACGGGGAAGGGCGAGGAGGAGTACTTCACGCTGCTGCGGGAGGCCCTCTCCTCCCACGACCAGAAGGTGGACGTCCTCAGCGCGGGAGTTGGCTTCATCGTCGACCTGCCGCGCGCCGAGGCCATCGCGCTGCTGAAGCAGCGGGTGGAGTCGCTGGAGGCGTGGCGGTCCGAGATCGGCCGGCACTGGACCCCGGACGTGGGCCAGGACTGGGGCCACATCGGCGAGATCATGGGCATGTGGGTGCACACCGCCCAGAGCGGGGCGCAGTGGACCCGCGGACTGATCGAGCGCCTGGAGGGCGGGGCCTACGTCATGGCGGACGAGGGTGATCAGTGGAAGGGCATCGTCACCAGCGGGGAGTAA
- the dacB gene encoding D-alanyl-D-alanine carboxypeptidase/D-alanyl-D-alanine endopeptidase — MPEARTWQFRWWRNAPREQRRTVRFVAASAVTGLVVATGAVAAAGPWDSGQRKAERARAAAVPATGGERHAGPRHPLAAPVLAPLGGQPGAPGGKSGRAAAPAPTRDGLTGTLKPLLEDGGLGPDRSASVVDVATGEQLYGADQDTAYTPASTVKLATAAAALSALGPDHRIDTTVVTGKDGIVLVGGGDPTLTARQGTADASLRTLADATARALKARGTTRTKLTYDTSRYSGPAQHVIGPNENIAPMSALMIDEGRQDDSDRGPAERSADPAADAAGEFASLLRERGVGIDGDPSGGSAPAKAERLAVVSSPPLSALVERALTNSDNDIAEALARQTALASGQPASFEGAAKAVTDRLTKLGLPMSGARIADGSGLDRADQVSAALLSQLLARAADPNHPELRPVLTGLPVAGFSGTLRARYADEAGRGLVRAKTGTLTGVNSLAGTAVDADGRLLAFAFLTSGTGDPDGAQRALDRLATAVAGCGCGCR; from the coding sequence GTGCCTGAGGCCAGAACGTGGCAGTTCAGGTGGTGGCGGAACGCCCCACGGGAGCAGCGCCGGACCGTGCGGTTCGTCGCGGCTTCCGCCGTGACGGGCCTCGTGGTCGCGACCGGCGCGGTGGCGGCCGCCGGTCCCTGGGACTCGGGTCAGCGTAAGGCCGAGCGCGCCCGCGCCGCCGCGGTACCGGCGACGGGTGGCGAGCGTCACGCCGGGCCCCGCCACCCCCTCGCGGCCCCCGTCCTCGCCCCCCTCGGCGGGCAGCCCGGCGCCCCGGGCGGAAAGTCCGGCCGCGCCGCCGCCCCGGCACCCACCCGGGACGGTCTGACCGGCACGCTGAAGCCGCTGCTCGAAGACGGCGGTCTGGGCCCCGACCGCTCGGCCTCCGTGGTCGACGTCGCCACCGGCGAACAGCTCTACGGCGCCGACCAGGACACCGCCTACACCCCCGCCTCCACGGTCAAGCTGGCCACGGCGGCCGCCGCGCTCTCCGCGCTCGGCCCCGACCACCGCATCGACACGACCGTGGTGACGGGCAAGGACGGCATCGTGCTCGTCGGCGGCGGCGACCCGACGCTCACGGCCCGGCAGGGCACGGCGGACGCGAGCCTGCGGACGCTGGCGGACGCCACGGCCCGCGCCCTGAAGGCACGCGGCACCACCCGCACCAAGCTCACGTACGACACCTCCCGCTACTCCGGGCCCGCGCAGCACGTCATCGGTCCGAACGAGAACATCGCCCCCATGAGCGCGCTCATGATCGACGAGGGTCGGCAGGACGACTCCGACCGCGGCCCCGCCGAGCGCAGCGCCGACCCGGCCGCCGACGCGGCGGGTGAGTTCGCCTCCCTGCTGCGCGAGCGGGGCGTCGGGATCGACGGCGACCCGTCCGGCGGCTCGGCACCGGCGAAGGCTGAACGTCTTGCCGTGGTCTCCTCCCCACCGCTGTCCGCCCTGGTCGAGCGGGCCCTCACCAACAGCGACAACGACATCGCCGAGGCCCTCGCCCGACAGACCGCGCTCGCCTCCGGCCAACCGGCGAGCTTCGAGGGCGCCGCGAAGGCCGTCACCGACCGCCTGACCAAGCTCGGCCTCCCCATGTCCGGGGCCCGCATCGCCGACGGCAGCGGCCTCGACCGCGCCGACCAGGTCTCGGCGGCGCTCCTCTCCCAACTCCTCGCCCGCGCGGCGGACCCCAATCATCCGGAGCTGCGCCCGGTCCTGACGGGCCTGCCGGTGGCTGGCTTCAGCGGAACGCTGCGCGCGCGTTACGCGGACGAGGCCGGGCGAGGCCTCGTCCGCGCCAAGACGGGCACGCTGACGGGGGTGAACTCCCTGGCGGGCACGGCGGTGGACGCGGACGGCCGGCTGCTGGCCTTCGCGTTCCTGACCTCCGGCACGGGTGACCCTGACGGGGCGCAGCGGGCCTTGGACCGGCTGGCGACCGCGGTGGCCGGCTGCGGCTGCGGCTGCCGTTGA
- a CDS encoding ATP-binding cassette domain-containing protein — MTDTDHAIVVEGLRKTYGKKQALDGLDLTVPRGTVHGLLGPNGAGKTTAVRVLATLLRPDAGRAEVAGRDVLRHPDEVRRRIGLLGQHAAVDEELSGRQNLDMFGRLYHLGPRRAAARAGELLERFDLADTGRKPVGRYSGGMRRRLDLAAALILAPEVLFLDEPTTGLDPRGRNEVWESVRSLVGGGTTVLLTTQYLEEADQLADRISVVDTGKVIAAGSPDELKARLGGDRIDVVVRDAGQLAAAGSVVAMAARAAAVTTDPDRRMVSAPVTDRMAALTETVRALAASGIEAADIALRRPTLDEVFLHVTGAAPADAAAKEGAAA; from the coding sequence TTGACTGACACCGATCACGCGATCGTTGTCGAAGGACTGCGGAAGACCTACGGAAAGAAACAAGCACTGGACGGCCTGGACCTCACCGTCCCGCGCGGCACCGTCCACGGGCTGCTCGGCCCCAACGGGGCCGGTAAGACCACGGCCGTCCGCGTCCTCGCCACCCTGCTGCGACCCGACGCCGGGCGGGCCGAGGTGGCCGGACGCGACGTACTGCGCCACCCCGACGAGGTCCGTCGGCGCATCGGCCTGCTCGGCCAGCACGCCGCCGTGGACGAGGAGTTGAGCGGCCGTCAGAACCTCGACATGTTCGGCAGGCTCTATCACCTCGGCCCCCGCCGGGCCGCCGCCCGCGCCGGGGAGCTGCTGGAGCGGTTCGACCTGGCCGACACCGGGCGCAAGCCCGTCGGCCGCTACAGCGGCGGCATGCGCCGCCGCCTCGACCTCGCCGCCGCGCTGATCCTGGCCCCCGAGGTGCTCTTCCTCGACGAGCCCACCACCGGCCTCGACCCGCGCGGCCGCAACGAGGTGTGGGAATCGGTGCGCTCCCTGGTCGGCGGCGGCACGACCGTGCTGCTGACCACCCAGTACCTGGAGGAGGCCGACCAGCTCGCCGACCGGATCTCCGTCGTCGACACCGGCAAGGTCATCGCGGCGGGCTCCCCCGACGAGCTCAAGGCCCGGCTCGGCGGCGACCGCATCGACGTCGTCGTGCGCGACGCCGGCCAACTGGCCGCCGCCGGATCCGTCGTGGCCATGGCCGCCCGCGCGGCCGCGGTCACCACCGACCCCGACCGCCGGATGGTCAGCGCGCCGGTCACCGACCGGATGGCCGCCCTGACCGAGACCGTCCGGGCCCTGGCGGCGTCCGGCATCGAGGCGGCGGACATCGCGCTGCGCCGGCCGACGCTCGACGAGGTGTTCCTGCACGTCACGGGCGCCGCACCGGCCGACGCCGCCGCCAAGGAAGGAGCGGCCGCATGA
- a CDS encoding inorganic diphosphatase: MEFDVTIEIPKGSRNKYEVDHETGRIRLDRRLFTSTSYPADYGFVENTLGEDGDPLDALVILDEPTFPGCLIKCRAIGMFRMTDEAGGDDKLLCVPASDPRVEHLRDIHHVSEFDRLEIQHFFEVYKDLEPGKSVEGADWVGRAEAEAEIEASYKRLEAAGGSHH; encoded by the coding sequence GTGGAGTTCGACGTCACCATCGAGATCCCGAAGGGTTCGCGGAACAAGTACGAGGTGGACCACGAGACCGGTCGCATCCGTCTGGACCGCCGACTCTTCACCTCGACCAGCTACCCGGCCGACTACGGCTTCGTCGAGAACACCCTCGGTGAGGACGGCGACCCGCTGGACGCCCTCGTCATCCTGGACGAGCCCACCTTCCCGGGCTGCCTCATCAAGTGCCGCGCCATCGGCATGTTCCGCATGACGGACGAGGCCGGCGGCGACGACAAGCTGCTCTGCGTCCCCGCGTCGGACCCGCGCGTGGAGCACCTGCGCGACATCCACCACGTGTCGGAGTTCGACCGCCTCGAGATCCAGCACTTCTTCGAGGTCTACAAGGACCTCGAGCCCGGCAAGTCCGTCGAGGGCGCCGACTGGGTCGGCCGCGCCGAGGCCGAGGCGGAGATCGAGGCCTCGTACAAGCGCCTCGAGGCCGCGGGCGGCTCGCACCACTGA